Proteins encoded by one window of Salvia splendens isolate huo1 chromosome 7, SspV2, whole genome shotgun sequence:
- the LOC121741189 gene encoding probable receptor-like protein kinase At2g21480 — protein MEETPPRRPPAAVLLVLLLISLPAVVVSAPINAPANSGAFTPPDNYLFDCGSPTPTTGNRVFVGDPESAKFLAYTGTPIAAAAPQPYPTVPSPIYNTASVFESVATYTFHVSRPGWHWIRLHFAPVQNNIGKDLKTAKFKVTTERLVLIQSFENPPSATWSMREFLVNVTTERFSVAFTPNSGSFAYVSAIEFTSAPDLLLSNNAAAVFPKGDYSGLANVAYQTAYRLNSGGPLITAQNDTLGRNWEPDQPYLDPKFMGSAASVKPNVITYPEGESPLIAPPMVYATATQMADANIQVPSFNITWRMKVDQSFQYFIRLHFADIVSKAVNELYFNVYLNGKPAITGLDLSTVAGGLTAAYFADFVLNSSMVTELDPLTVQVGPMSQNVGTKNALLNGIEVFKMNNSVGSLDGEFGVNGERLSGGVNGTVAAVGFAMMFGAFIGLGAMAVKWKKRPQDWQEKNSFSSWLLPIHAGDASFLSGSKTSLGSRKSQVFSSNMGLGRYFSFAELQEATNNWESTGIIGVGGFGNVYLGTIDDGVKVAVKRGNPQSEQGINEFQTEIQILSKLRHRHLVSLIGYCDENAEMILVYEFMANGPLRDHLYGKDLPTLSWKQRLEACIGAARGLHYLHTGASQGIIHRDVKTTNILLDENLVAKMADFGLSKDAPGAEQTHVSTAVKGSFGYLDPEYFRKQQLTDKSDVYSFGVVLFEALCARPAINPALPREQVNLAEWAMQWKRKGLLEKIIDPTLVDHISPESMAKFAEAAEKCLAEYGVDRPTMGDVLWNLEYSLQMQESWLQEHGDVAAPACAVVPEPAPLTAADIIPPSTIEEGRAPGEEAQAIEEHSGTAMFAQFAALNGR, from the exons CGGCGATCCGGAATCCGCTAAATTTCTAGCCTACACGGGCACACCAATTGCTGCGGCGGCGCCGCAGCCCTACCCGACCGTGCCCTCGCCGATCTACAACACTGCCAGCGTGTTCGAGAGCGTCGCGACGTACACTTTCCACGTGAGCCGGCCCGGATGGCACTGGATCCGGCTCCATTTCGCCCCGGTCCAGAACAACATCGGGAAGGATCTCAAAACCGCTAAATTCAAGGTCACGACGGAGCGCCTCGTGTTGATACAGAGCTTCGAGAACCCCCCGAGTGCCACATGGAGCATGCGGGAGTTTCTCGTCAACGTTACGACGGAGCGATTTTCTGTTGCCTTCACACCCAACTCAGGCAGCTTTGCTTACGTCAGCGCCATCGAGTTTACGTCCGCGCCGGATCTCTTGCTCAGCAATAACGCCGCCGCCGTTTTCCCTAAGGGTGATTATTCCGGGTTGGCGAACGTGGCGTATCAGACGGCTTACCGTCTTAACTCTGGCGGCCCGTTGATCACGGCGCAAAATGATACCCTAGGGCGGAATTGGGAGCCCGATCAGCCATACCTCGATCCCAAATTCATGGGATCGGCTGCTTCCGTTAAACCTAACGTGATAACCTACCCCGAGGGCGAGTCGCCACTCATCGCGCCACCAATGGTTTATGCCACCGCCACCCAAATGGCGGACGCCAACATTCAG GTTCCCAGTTTCAACATTACATGGAGAATGAAGGTCGACCAATCATTTCAATATTTCATTCGCCTCCACTTTGCCGATATCGTGAGCAAGGCTGTGAACGAGCTCTATTTCAACGTGTACCTGAACGGGAAACCCGCCATCACCGGACTCGATCTGTCGACGGTGGCTGGCGGCCTGACCGCAGCCTATTTCGCTGACTTCGTGTTGAACTCAAGTATGGTTACAGAACTGGATCCATTGACAGTCCAAGTAGGGCCGATGAGCCAAAACGTGGGCACCAAAAATGCCCTTCTCAACGGCATTGAGGTGTTCAAGATGAACAATTCCGTAGGCAGTTTGGATGGAGAGTTTGGCGTCAATGGTGAAAGGCTCAGTGGCGGCGTCAACGGAACGGTTGCTGCAGTGGGGTTCGCAATGATGTTCGGTGCGTTCATCGGATTAGGCGCAATGGCGGTGAAGTGGAAGAAGAGACCTCAGGATTGGCAAGAGAAGAATAGCTTTTCTTCTTGGCTATTGCCCATTCACGCGGGAGATGCTAGCTTTTTGTCAGGCAGCAAGACTTCTTTAGGCTCGAGAAAAAGCCAGGTCTTCTCTTCCAACATGGGTCTAGGCCGATATTTCTCTTTTGCCGAGCTGCAGGAGGCGACCAACAACTGGGAATCCACTGGCATCATCGGAGTTGGTGGTTTCGGAAACGTGTATCTCGGAACCATCGACGACGGGGTGAAAGTGGCGGTGAAGCGGGGCAATCCACAGTCGGAGCAGGGGATCAACGAGTTCCAGACAGAGATCCAGATTTTGTCGAAGCTCAGGCATCGCCATCTAGTCTCGTTGATTGGCTACTGTGATGAGAACGCTGAGATGATCCTTGTGTATGAATTCATGGCAAACGGACCTCTCAGAGACCATCTATATGGCAAGGATCTTCCCACATTATCATGGAAACAGAGGCTTGAGGCATGCATCGGCGCTGCTCGTGGTCTGCATTATCTCCACACAGGCGCATCTCAGGGCATCATTCATCGCGACGTCAAGACCACAAACATTCTCCTGGATGAGAACCTCGTGGCCAAGATGGCTGACTTTGGCCTCTCCAAGGACGCCCCGGGAGCCGAGCAAACTCACGTCAGCACGGCCGTCAAGGGCAGCTTTGGCTACCTCGACCCTGAGTACTTCAGGAAACAACAACTTACAGATAAATCGGACGTATACTCGTTTGGGGTGGTGCTATTTGAGGCGCTATGCGCCAGGCCAGCCATCAACCCTGCATTGCCGAGGGAGCAGGTGAACCTTGCTGAATGGGCAATGCAGTGGAAGAGGAAGGGCCTCCTCGAAAAGATCATAGACCCAACATTGGTCGACCACATCAGCCCCGAGTCTATGGCCAAATTCGCCGAGGCTGCTGAGAAATGCTTGGCGGAGTACGGAGTGGACAGGCCCACCATGGGCGATGTGCTCTGGAATTTGGAGTATTCGCTTCAGATGCAGGAGTCTTGGTTGCAGGAACACGGTGACGTGGCAGCTCCTGCTTGTGCGGTGGTGCCTGAGCCTGCGCCACTGACTGCAGCAGATATTATTCCGCCGTCAACAATTGAAGAGGGTAGAGCTCCTGGTGAAGAAGCTCAAGCCATCGAAGAGCACTCGGGAACTGCCATGTTCGCGCAATTTGCAGCTCTCAACGGCCGCTAG
- the LOC121742224 gene encoding RNA-binding protein 28-like — MGKNKSMKGGGENQQSPSTIFVANLPFSLTNAQLEEAFSDVGPIRRCFMVMKKGSTEHRGFGYVQFAVVEDANRAVELKNGSTLGGRKIVAKLATHRAPLEQRRAKENQGQSEEAAQTKNEKIVETAVADEVVETAVAGKAVETAVAGKAVETAVADKAVKNVVAYKPEKTPSIKGKGAVGEKRKRKDVSTAAPAEAKVSEKQRVAKTVIFGNLLDNDMAEEVHRIAREVGTVCSVTYPLPEGELQHHGLAQDGCKMNASSVLYTSVKSARACVAALHLKEIQGRSVWARQLGGEGSKTQKWKLIVRNLPFKAKVAEIREMFGTIGFVWDVVIPKNLGTGSSKGFAFVKFTSKQDAEKAIQNLNGKKIGKRPVAVDWAVSKKIYASGNNTSAPIGDEEENDGSSSESDDNDVEPFRKSELDGDNSADESDSFDNENKSEINFEEEAEITKNVLQNIISSSSGNVAGVDDSELSKGNIDKPLPVESKSSDVSGTQVATTTSVSEEKPKITNPQGEEELQRTIFISNLPFDITVEEVKQRFSAFGGVETFMLVLHPVTKRPRGTGFLKFTTTDAVGAALSAANTVAGLGILIKGRPVKVLKALDKKTANDKALDKAKKEDGDHRSVYLAKEGYIMEGMPAAEGVSASDMSKRKKLHEDKMSKLQSPNFRVSDTRLIVYNVPKTKNERDLKKLFLNAVISRATKQKPVIRQIKILKDSKVRKEGEKSRPRGVAFLEFTEHQHALVALRVLNNNPEIFGPEHRPIVEFALDNVQKLKLRAEKIQAQQLQGPHDARGNFGQNNTHLGRGGSIGNSNPRIRKFRDGDASVRTYDNKRGELANKSTEGMMAEEGGKKWQKGPRKVSKSRVPPPETKSNSNMNVSGQRKGRGAGGQEHIQSNTVTKKEGRDAGMPRKRMPSEQFEQSTEGDGGERNRKRRKRSDPVGRDVTDKLDKLIEQYRSKFTGSSSTQSDGKKQGTKSLKRWFQS, encoded by the exons ATGGGAAAAAACAAGAGTATGAAAGGCGGAGGCGAAAATCAGCAATCTCCTTCCACCATTTTCGTGGCGAATTTGCCGTTTTCATTAACTAACGCTCAG TTGGAAGAAGCGTTCAGTGATGTCGGACCAATACGACGGTGCTTTATGGTTATGAAGAAGG GGTCAACTGAACACCGAGGATTTGGCTATGTTCAATT TGCTGTTGTTGAAGATGCTAATCGTGCTGTTGAGCTGAAAAATGGTTCAACTCTTGGTGGTCGAAAGATCGTGGCTAAACTAGCTACACATCGTGCTCCACTTGAGCAACGTCGAGCTAAAGAGAATCAAG GCCAATCTGAGGAAGCTGCCCAAACAAAGAATGAAAAAATTGTTGAAACTGCAGTTGCAGACGAAGTTGTTGAAACTGCAGTTGCAGGCAAAGCCGTTGAAACTGCAGTTGCAGGCAAAGCCGTTGAAACTGCAGTGGCAGACAAAGCTGTTAAAAATGTAGTTGCATACAAACCTGAAAAGACTCCAAGTATTAAAGGAAAAG GTGCTGTGGgggagaaaagaaaaaggaaggatgTTTCAACTGCTGCCCCTGCCGAAGCAAAAGTATCAGAAAAGCAAAG GGTTGCTAAGACTGTCATATTTGGTAATCTCCTTGATAACGATATGGCCGAGGAAGTTCATCGTATAGCAAGAGAGGTTGGGACTGTATGCTCTGTAACTTACCCACTTCCAGAGGGAGAACTTCAACACCATG ggTTAGCTCAAGATGGATGCAAAATGAATGCTTCCTCTGTACTTTATACTAGTGTAAAATCAGCTCGTGCGTGTGTCGCAGCACTACACCTGAAAGAGATACAAGGGAGATCTGTTTGGGCACGCCAACTTGGTGGGGAG GGCTCTAAAACACAGAAGTGGAAGCTTATTGTGAGAAATCTTCCATTCAAG GCTAAAGTGGCTGAGATAAGAGAGATGTTTGGTACTATTGGATTTGTATGGGATGTAGTTATTCCAAAAAATCTGGGGACTGG GTCATCCAAAGGATTTGCATTTGTTAAATTCACATCAAAGCAAGATGCAGAAAAG GCCATCCAAAACTTAAATGggaaaaaaattggtaaaaggCCAGTTGCTGTTGATTGGGCTGTTTCAAAAAAGATCTATGCATCTGGCAATAATACTTCTGCCCCCATAGGAGATG aGGAGGAAAATGATGGAAGCAGTAGTGAATCAGACGACAATGATGTAGAACCATTTAGAAAATCTGAACTGGATGGTGATAATTCTGCTGATGAGTCCGATTCCTTTGACAATGAGAATAAAAGTGAAATTAATTTTGAAGAAGAGGCAGAGATAACAAAAAATGTACTTCAGAACATTATTTCGTCATCTTCTGGAAATGTTGCTGGTGTTGATGACTCAGAGCTATCTAAAGGAAACATTGATAAACCCTTGCCAGTTGAAAGTAAGTCATCTGATGTATCGGGCACCCAGGTTGCCACCACCACTAGTGTTAGTGAAGAAAAACCTAAAATAACAAACCCTCAAGGGGAAGAAGAGTTGCAGCGAACGATTTTCATTAGCAATCTTCCCTTTGATATCACCGTTGAGGAAGTGAAACAACGTTTTTCTGCATTTGGTGGAGTGGAGACTTttatgttggttcttcatccagtAACAAA GCGCCCAAGAGGAACTGGATTTCTCAAGTTTACAACAACAGATGCAGTTGGTGCTGCACTATCAGCAGCCAACACTGTAGCTGGTCTGGGGATCTTAATCAAAGGCCGGCCTGTGAAAGTTCTTAAGGCTCTGGACAAAAAAACAGCTAATGATAAGGCACTGGACAAGGCAAAGAAAGAGGATGGTGACCACCGCAGTGTATACCTGGCTAAG GAGGGTTATATAATGGAAGGAATGCCTGCTGCAGAAGGTGTTTCAGCAAGTGATATGTCAAAAAGGAAGAA GTTGCACGAAGATAAGATGTCTAAGCTTCAATCTCCAAACTTCCGTGTATCAGACACAAGGCTTATTGTATACAATGTGCCAAAGACTAAGAATgaaagagatttgaaaaagcTTTTTTTGAATGCAGTAATTTCTCGTGCAACAAAGCAAAAGCCTGTAATTCGACAG ATAAAGATCTTGAAGGATTCAAAAGTCCGAAAAGAAGGTGAAAAAAGTCGCCCACGTGGAGTGGCTTTCTTAGAGTTCACAGAGCATCAACATGCACTCGTGGCCCTGAGAGTTCTCAATAATAACCCTG AAATCTTCGGACCTGAACATCGCCCCATTGTGGAGTTTGCACTAGATAACGTGCAGAAGCTGAAACTTCGGGCAGAAAAGATTCAAGCACAGCAACTTCAGGGTCCACACGATGCTAGAGGGAATTTTGGGCAAAATAATACTCATTTAGGCAGAGGGGGTTCCATTGGAAACTCGAACCCAAGAATACGCAAGTTTAGAGACGGAGATGCCTCAGTGAGGACTTACGATAACAAAAGAGGGGAACTGGCGAACAAAAGCACCGAAGGAATGATGGCTGAGGAAGGCGGCAAGAAATGGCAGAAAGGTCCTAGAAAAGTTTCAAAGAGCAGAGTTCCTCCGCCTGAGACCAAGTCCAACTCCAACATGAATGTTTCTGGTCAGAGGAAAGGTAGGGGGGCTGGTGGTCAGGAGCATATACAAAGCAATACTGTGACTAAGAAAGAAGGAAGAGATGCCGGGATGCCAAGAAAAAGAATGCCAAGTGAGCAATTCGAACAATCTACGGAAGGTGATGGTGGTGAGAGGAACAGGAAACGCAGGAAAAGAAGCGACCCAGTGGGGCGCGATGTAACGGATAAACTGGACAAGCTGATTGAACAGTACAGGTCCAAATTCACTGGAAGCAGTTCTACCCAGTCTGATGGCAAAAAGCAAGGTACTAAGAGCCTTAAAAGATGGTTTCAGTCATAA
- the LOC121742415 gene encoding beta-galactosidase 5-like: protein MAAVSKYFLLLLLLNSFAQLARCSVTYDRRGLVINGRRQILFSGSIHYPRSSPDMWEGLIQKAKDGGLDAIDTYVFWNLHEPSPGNYNFEGRNDLVRFVKLVQKAGMYLHLRIGPYVCAEWNFGGFPVWLKYVHGITFRTDNEPFKNAMQKFTEKIVGMMKAERLFQSQGGPIILSQIENEYGLESKNFGGAGHSYMSWAAKMAVGLDTGVPWVMCKEDDAPDPVINTCNGFYCDYFSPNKPYKPTMWTEAWTGWFEEFGGPIHHRPVEDLAFAVARFIQKGGSFINYYMYHGGTNFGRTAGGPFITTSYDYDAPIDEYGLPRQPKYNHLKELHMAIKLCGHALVNADPKVTNLGNYEQAHVFATKSGRCAAFLSNYHWDTSARVTFNKMHYDLPPWSISILPDCKTVAFNTGTMRSKKSLPQMLPTNVPMLSWESFNEDIFSSDGDARITVFGLLEQLNVTRDASDYLWYTTSVQISPSESFLHGGQGPVLSVNSAGHALHVFVNGKFLGSAFGTQENKKFTFSKSANFHAGVNSVALLSVNVGLPNIGHRFETWSTGVLGPVTLHGLDHGTRDLSRQKWSYKVGMKGEAIDLYSPSKISSVDWMKAPLAANRQQPLTWCKAYFNAPNGNEPLALDMSSMGKGQVWINGQSIGRYWTTYAKGQCSGCRYEGTYRQEKCQDGCGKPTQRWYHVPRSWLKPTQNLLIVFEEIGGDASKISLVKRSLAYV from the exons ATGGCAGCCGTTTCCAAATATTTTTTGCTGCTTCTGCTGCTGAATTCGTTTGCGCAGCTCGCCCGCTGCTCCGTCACCTACGACAGGAGAGGCCTCGTCATCAATGGCAGAAGACAAATCCTCTTCTCCGGCTCCATTCACTACCCAAGAAGCTCCCCCGAT ATGTGGGAAGGCCTGATTCAGAAGGCTAAAGATGGAGGATTGGATGCTATTGATACGTATGTGTTTTGGAATCTCCACGAACCTTCTCCCGGAAAT TACAATTTTGAAGGGAGGAATGATTTAGTTCGGTTTGTGAAGTTGGTCCAAAAAGCAGGGATGTATCTTCATCTTCGCATTGGGCCTTATGTTTGTGCAGAGTGGAATTTTGG AGGCTTCCCTGTTTGGTTGAAGTATGTTCATGGCATTACTTTCAGAACTGACAATGAACCTTTCAAG AATGCTATGCAAAAATTTACTGAGAAAATTGTTGGAATGATGAAAGCTGAGAGGTTGTTTCAGTCTCAAGGTGGCCCAATCATTCTCTCACAG ATTGAAAATGAATATGGTTTGGAAAGCAAGAATTTTGGTGGTGCTGGCCATTCTTACATGTCTTGGGCCGCAAAGATGGCTGTCGGCTTAGACACTGGAGTGCCGTGGGTCATGTGTAAGGAAGACGATGCCCCAGATCCAGTG ATCAACACGTGCAATGGTTTTTATTGCGACTATTTCTCCCCAAACAAACCTTACAAACCAACTATGTGGACTGAGGCATGGACCGGCTG GTTTGAAGAATTTGGTGGGCCGATTCACCATCGCCCTGTTGAAGATCTGGCGTTTGCTGTAGCTAGGTTCATCCAGAAAGGAGGCTCCTTCATAAACTACTACATG TACCATGGAGGAACAAACTTTGGAAGAACAGCTGGAGGTCCTTTCATTACAACCAGCTATGACTATGATGCTCCAATCGATGAATACG GCTTACCTAGACAGCCCAAATACAACCATTTAAAGGAACTCCATATGGCCATAAAGCTATGTGGGCATGCTTTGGTCAACGCTGATCCTAAAGTAACGAATTTGGGAAACTACGAACAG GCGCATGTATTTGCTACAAAGTCAGGCCGCTGTGCAGCGTTTTTATCGAATTACCACTGGGACACAAGTGCAAGGGTGACATTCAACAAAATGCACTATGATCTGCCCCCTTGGTCGATCAGCATACTACCCGATTGCAAGACAGTTGCGTTCAACACTGGCACT ATGAGATCAAAAAAATCTTTGCCACAAATGTTGCCTACAAACGTCCCGATGCTCTCGTGGGAGTCATTCAATGAGGACATATTCTCCAGCGATGGCGATGCAAGAATTACAGTTTTTGGTCTTTTGGAGCAATTAAATGTCACTAGAGATGCTAGTGACTATCTATGGTATACGACCAG TGTCCAGATAAGTCCGAGTGAATCTTTTCTACATGGAGGGCAGGGTCCGGTTCTCTCAGTAAATTCCGCAGGCCACGCTTTGCATGTTTTTGTAAATGGAAAATTCTTAG GATCAGCCTTTGGaactcaagaaaacaaaaaattcacTTTCTCGAAATCTGCCAATTTCCACGCTGGAGTAAACAGCGTCGCGCTGCTTAGTGTGAACGTGGGGTTACCG AACATAGGCCACCGTTTTGAAACATGGAGCACTGGAGTCCTCGGACCTGTTACCTTACACGGGCTAGACCATGGTACACGAGACTTGTCACGACAAAAATGGTCTTACAAG gtTGGAATGAAAGGAGAAGCTATAGACTTGTATTCGCCAAGTAAAATATCGTCCGTTGATTGGATGAAAGCACCGCTCGCAGCAAACAGGCAACAGCCACTAACGTGGTGCAAG GCATACTTCAACGCACCAAATGGGAACGAGCCGTTGGCTTTGGACATGAGTAGCATGGGAAAGGGGCAAGTGTGGATCAACGGGCAGAGCATCGGAAGATACTGGACAACCTACGCGAAGGGGCAGTGCAGCGGTTGTAGGTACGAAGGAACGTATCGACAAGAAAAGTGCCAAGATGGATGTGGGAAGCCAACACAAAGatg GTACCATGTTCCAAGGTCATGGCTGAAGCCCACCCAAAATTTGTTGATTGTTTTTGAGGAAATTGGTGGCGATGCTTCCAAGATTTCCCTTGTTAAAAGATCACTTGCTTATGTATAG